From Streptomyces sp. TLI_053, a single genomic window includes:
- a CDS encoding PAAR domain-containing protein encodes MPAAARTGDPTDHGGRVATPPPGTAAQVATVLIGGRPAAVVGSLHVCPVPPHAALGPGNVLLPSPAAVTGGAVLIGGLPAARARDRAACGATVLTGAPDVLIGGL; translated from the coding sequence ATGCCAGCCGCAGCCCGTACCGGTGACCCCACCGACCACGGTGGCCGGGTCGCGACCCCGCCGCCCGGCACCGCCGCGCAGGTCGCGACGGTGCTGATCGGCGGGCGGCCCGCCGCCGTGGTGGGCAGCCTGCACGTCTGCCCGGTACCGCCGCACGCCGCCCTGGGGCCGGGGAACGTGCTGCTGCCCAGCCCGGCCGCGGTCACCGGGGGCGCGGTGCTGATCGGCGGACTGCCCGCCGCGCGGGCCCGCGACCGGGCGGCGTGCGGCGCGACGGTCCTGACCGGAGCGCCCGACGTGCTGATCGGCGGGCTGTGA
- a CDS encoding VgrG-related protein, protein MSGFDSGGRSFAADPIVEAPGELPQIWAAQLVSCVVDENVSLPDAAVLTYRDPDHEFLRATGITIGSPLRVSVTTAKGQARERLFDGEVTALEIDRDGTGSFTVVRAYSKAHRLQRGRKVVAYRNMTAADIVRKVAAGAGLAVGKVEAAPVTYRQLSQANVSDWDFLQFLAGESGARVRVDDKGLLQFTRPAKASGAPSPSTSAVLDPMVLEYGRNLLALRAALSAADGASKVQVRGWDVATKRPLVAEQPSVVSDTVVPGLAPGTAARFGRSVVAVTDTPYRTQAETAAVARAAAARVSAGFGDLEAVAEGNPLLRAGKPVALGNVGPAFSGRYTATAVQHVLEPHGGYRTTVWVDAGADRSLPGLMAGADAPGRGPRIPGLAIGVVTDVREPNGSERGAVRLTFPWLDDTYVTDWVRTVQWGGKGGGGVVSPEVNDEVLVGFEQGLLDRPYVIGGLYNGVDQPSPHDVPLVDATSGKVNRRSVASRSGHRVELLDAPAPGPSGLRLVTGDERLEVRLDDRRDRIELTVYAGRNRPLTSVLLDRDGITLDARQGTVKVTGRQVDIDGTAGVSIGGRSVRVSGTADVSVDGGLLAVLKGRLVRIN, encoded by the coding sequence GTGAGCGGGTTCGATTCCGGGGGAAGGTCCTTCGCGGCCGACCCGATCGTGGAGGCACCCGGCGAGCTGCCGCAGATCTGGGCGGCGCAGCTGGTCAGCTGCGTGGTCGACGAGAACGTGAGCCTGCCGGACGCCGCCGTGCTCACCTACCGCGACCCCGACCACGAGTTCCTGCGCGCCACCGGCATCACCATCGGCTCCCCGCTGCGCGTGTCGGTGACGACGGCGAAGGGGCAGGCGCGGGAGCGGCTGTTCGACGGGGAGGTCACGGCCCTGGAGATCGACCGGGACGGCACCGGGTCGTTCACCGTCGTCCGCGCCTACTCCAAGGCCCACCGGCTGCAGCGCGGCCGCAAGGTCGTCGCGTACCGCAACATGACGGCCGCGGACATCGTCCGCAAGGTGGCCGCGGGCGCCGGCCTCGCCGTCGGGAAGGTGGAGGCCGCGCCGGTGACGTACCGGCAACTGTCGCAGGCGAACGTCTCCGACTGGGACTTCCTGCAGTTCCTCGCGGGCGAGAGCGGTGCGCGGGTGCGCGTCGACGACAAGGGGCTGCTCCAGTTCACCAGGCCCGCGAAGGCGTCCGGGGCGCCCTCGCCCTCGACGTCGGCCGTGCTCGACCCGATGGTCCTGGAGTACGGGCGCAACCTGCTGGCACTGCGGGCCGCGCTGTCGGCCGCCGACGGCGCCTCGAAGGTGCAGGTGCGCGGCTGGGACGTCGCCACGAAGCGTCCGCTGGTCGCCGAGCAGCCGTCCGTGGTCAGCGACACCGTGGTACCGGGGCTCGCTCCCGGGACGGCCGCCCGGTTCGGGAGGTCGGTCGTGGCCGTCACCGACACCCCCTACCGGACGCAGGCGGAGACGGCGGCGGTCGCCCGCGCGGCGGCGGCCCGGGTGAGCGCCGGCTTCGGCGACCTGGAGGCGGTGGCCGAAGGCAATCCGCTGCTGCGGGCGGGCAAACCGGTGGCGCTGGGCAACGTGGGGCCGGCGTTCTCCGGCCGGTACACGGCGACGGCCGTGCAGCACGTCCTGGAGCCCCACGGCGGCTACCGCACCACCGTGTGGGTCGACGCCGGCGCGGACCGCTCCCTGCCCGGTCTGATGGCGGGCGCCGACGCGCCGGGGCGCGGCCCGCGCATCCCCGGTCTGGCGATCGGCGTGGTGACGGACGTGCGCGAGCCGAACGGGTCCGAACGCGGCGCGGTGCGGCTGACGTTCCCCTGGCTGGACGACACGTACGTCACCGACTGGGTGCGCACCGTCCAGTGGGGCGGCAAGGGCGGTGGCGGGGTGGTGAGTCCCGAGGTCAACGACGAGGTGCTGGTCGGGTTCGAGCAGGGCCTGCTGGACCGTCCGTACGTGATCGGCGGGCTCTACAACGGGGTGGACCAGCCCTCGCCGCACGACGTGCCGCTGGTCGACGCGACCAGCGGCAAGGTCAACCGCCGCTCGGTGGCCTCGCGTTCGGGTCACCGCGTGGAGCTGCTGGACGCACCGGCGCCGGGCCCCTCCGGGCTGCGGCTGGTGACCGGGGACGAACGGCTGGAGGTCCGTCTGGACGACCGCCGGGACCGGATCGAGCTCACCGTGTACGCGGGACGCAACCGTCCGCTGACCTCCGTCCTGCTGGACCGGGACGGCATCACGCTCGACGCCCGGCAGGGCACCGTGAAGGTGACCGGCCGGCAGGTGGACATCGACGGCACGGCCGGGGTCAGCATCGGCGGCCGGTCGGTCCGGGTGTCCGGGACGGCGGACGTCTCCGTCGACGGCGGCCTGCTCGCCGTGCTCAAGGGCCGCCTGGTCCGGATCAACTGA
- a CDS encoding phage tail protein — protein sequence MTDNIFATSVFFRLAIGGNDLGAFHTCSGMGAEVEMESYAEGGNNGFTWQLPGRVTWSNITLTRPVTADTAKIGRWLDETLRRVEPKDGEIVALRPDLSRIISWQVFGIVPVRWQGPSFDPANSAAAVETLEIAHAGLLPA from the coding sequence ATGACGGACAACATCTTCGCGACCAGCGTGTTCTTCCGGCTGGCGATCGGCGGGAACGACCTGGGCGCCTTCCACACCTGCTCCGGCATGGGCGCCGAGGTCGAGATGGAGAGCTACGCCGAGGGCGGCAACAACGGCTTCACCTGGCAGCTCCCGGGCCGCGTGACCTGGTCGAACATCACCCTCACCCGGCCGGTCACCGCCGACACGGCGAAGATCGGCCGCTGGCTGGACGAAACGCTGCGGCGGGTCGAACCGAAGGACGGCGAGATCGTGGCCCTGCGGCCCGACCTGAGCCGGATCATCAGCTGGCAGGTGTTCGGCATCGTCCCGGTCCGCTGGCAGGGTCCGTCCTTCGACCCGGCCAACTCCGCGGCAGCGGTGGAGACCCTGGAGATCGCCCACGCGGGGCTGCTCCCCGCCTGA
- a CDS encoding DUF6760 family protein, which translates to MTYALPRLREEIAYIAYHFHWQRDEILDLTHAERRQWVTEIAQINSRMNEGG; encoded by the coding sequence GTGACGTACGCGCTCCCCCGGCTCAGGGAGGAGATCGCGTACATCGCTTACCACTTCCACTGGCAACGCGACGAGATCCTCGACCTGACCCATGCCGAACGCCGGCAGTGGGTCACCGAGATCGCACAGATCAACTCCCGTATGAACGAAGGAGGTTGA
- a CDS encoding zinc-ribbon domain-containing protein, which produces MRRRTVTAGSLEEILQATEPAPAAQAPPTAPSGGAPARREEHALRTEFEFELPRGYMDEAGTLHRHGSMRLATARDELRPQIDLRVKENPAYLSVVLLSQVITRLGTVTDVHAGVVERMYATDVAFLQDFYRRVNSEGHTRAAVICPHCEGGFEVDLSGGRLGES; this is translated from the coding sequence ATGAGGCGACGTACGGTGACGGCGGGCAGCCTGGAGGAGATCCTCCAGGCCACGGAGCCCGCCCCGGCCGCCCAGGCACCGCCGACGGCGCCCTCCGGCGGCGCTCCGGCGCGGCGCGAGGAGCACGCGCTGCGGACCGAGTTCGAGTTCGAACTGCCGCGCGGGTACATGGACGAGGCGGGCACCCTGCACCGGCACGGCTCGATGCGCCTGGCCACCGCGCGCGACGAGCTTCGGCCCCAGATCGACCTGCGGGTCAAGGAGAACCCCGCGTACCTGAGCGTGGTGCTGCTCAGCCAGGTCATCACCCGGCTCGGCACCGTCACCGACGTGCACGCCGGGGTCGTGGAGCGGATGTACGCGACCGACGTCGCGTTCCTCCAGGACTTCTACCGGCGCGTCAACAGCGAGGGCCACACCCGCGCGGCGGTCATCTGCCCGCACTGCGAGGGCGGCTTCGAGGTCGACCTCTCCGGTGGGCGCCTGGGGGAATCGTGA
- a CDS encoding phage tail protein: MAEGDALSTHIFGVQLGGYLVESIQEISGLTVEEEVVEVRQVSKDGKQIIRKQPGARQAGEVTITRGLDKSSEFTKWITETLNNGAVDTARQNLTIEIKDSTGATVRRIQLMNGWASKWEGPSLKAGESAAATESVTIVFEEIIVE, encoded by the coding sequence ATGGCAGAGGGCGATGCTCTTTCCACCCACATCTTCGGCGTCCAGCTCGGTGGCTACCTGGTCGAGTCGATCCAGGAGATCAGCGGCCTGACCGTCGAGGAGGAGGTCGTCGAGGTCCGGCAGGTCAGCAAGGACGGCAAGCAGATCATCCGCAAGCAGCCCGGCGCCCGCCAGGCCGGCGAGGTCACGATCACCCGGGGACTCGACAAGAGCAGCGAGTTCACCAAGTGGATCACGGAGACCCTGAACAACGGGGCCGTCGACACCGCTCGGCAGAACCTCACCATCGAGATCAAGGACTCCACGGGCGCGACCGTCCGGCGCATCCAGCTGATGAACGGCTGGGCCTCGAAGTGGGAGGGCCCCTCCCTCAAGGCCGGCGAGTCCGCCGCGGCCACCGAGTCCGTGACCATCGTGTTCGAGGAGATCATCGTCGAATGA
- a CDS encoding phage tail sheath family protein, with protein sequence MPTYLTPGVYVEEVQSGARPIEGVGTAVAAFVGFARTGPFHEPTLVTSWDQYSQRFGGFTEGAYLPHAVHGYFANGGGAAYVVRVGGSDRDSSAPAAAVPEQRAAEPVALDGFLFAARPGVTGVSVEIADADGENPPEDRFRLLVHRDGAVAETFEASARRNVKGYLVTQARGSALIEVTEQRGTAQGRPANRTAALPDAPAAVPAPAAGQGALPRLDPAEYVGDAAARTGLGGLESIDEITMVAVPDLMGSHQRGEIDAEGVRTVQLAVISHCEQMGDRVAVLDAPPGLTAQQVRTWRNDEAGYDSRYATLYYPWIRVFDPAAGRNATVPPSGHIAGVWARSDAERGVHKAPANEVIRGAVDLELRLSKGEQDLLNPIGVNCVRAFPGRGIRIWGARTLSSDPAWRYLNVRRLFNYLEESILLGTQWVVFEPNDDRLWSSIRRNATAFLTEEWRRGALFGRTAAEAFYVKCDRDNNPQESIDQGRVICEIGVAPVKPAEFVVFRLAQYSDSTSLVDE encoded by the coding sequence ATGCCGACGTACCTCACCCCGGGGGTCTACGTGGAGGAGGTGCAGTCCGGTGCCCGCCCGATCGAAGGGGTCGGCACCGCCGTCGCCGCGTTCGTCGGGTTCGCCCGGACCGGCCCGTTCCACGAGCCGACGCTCGTCACCAGCTGGGACCAGTACTCCCAGCGCTTCGGCGGGTTCACCGAGGGCGCCTACCTGCCCCACGCGGTCCACGGGTACTTCGCCAACGGCGGCGGCGCCGCGTACGTCGTCCGGGTAGGCGGCTCCGACCGGGACAGCTCCGCGCCCGCCGCCGCGGTCCCCGAGCAGCGCGCGGCGGAACCCGTCGCGCTCGACGGGTTCCTGTTCGCGGCCCGGCCGGGGGTCACCGGCGTCTCGGTGGAGATCGCCGACGCGGACGGCGAGAACCCTCCCGAGGACCGGTTCAGGCTGCTGGTCCACCGCGACGGCGCGGTGGCCGAGACCTTCGAGGCGTCGGCCCGCCGGAACGTCAAGGGCTACCTCGTCACCCAGGCCCGCGGCTCGGCGCTGATCGAGGTCACCGAGCAGCGCGGCACCGCCCAGGGCCGGCCCGCGAACCGGACGGCGGCCCTGCCCGACGCCCCCGCCGCCGTGCCCGCCCCGGCCGCCGGCCAGGGCGCGCTGCCCCGGCTCGACCCGGCCGAGTACGTCGGCGACGCGGCCGCCCGGACCGGGCTCGGCGGTCTGGAGTCCATCGACGAGATCACCATGGTCGCGGTGCCCGACCTGATGGGCTCCCACCAGCGCGGAGAGATCGACGCCGAGGGTGTGCGCACCGTCCAGCTCGCCGTGATCTCGCACTGCGAGCAGATGGGCGACCGGGTCGCCGTCCTGGACGCCCCGCCCGGTCTCACCGCGCAGCAGGTGCGGACCTGGCGCAACGACGAGGCGGGCTACGACTCCCGCTACGCCACCCTCTACTACCCGTGGATCCGGGTCTTCGACCCGGCCGCCGGGCGCAACGCCACCGTCCCGCCGAGCGGCCACATCGCCGGTGTGTGGGCGCGCAGCGACGCCGAGCGCGGGGTGCACAAGGCTCCCGCCAACGAGGTGATCCGCGGCGCGGTCGACCTGGAACTGCGCCTGAGCAAGGGCGAGCAGGACCTGCTCAACCCGATCGGGGTGAACTGCGTCCGGGCCTTCCCCGGCCGGGGCATCCGGATCTGGGGCGCCCGCACCCTCTCCTCCGATCCGGCCTGGCGCTACCTGAACGTACGGCGCCTCTTCAACTACCTGGAGGAGTCCATCCTCCTGGGCACCCAGTGGGTGGTGTTCGAGCCGAACGACGACCGGCTCTGGTCGAGCATCCGACGCAACGCCACCGCGTTCCTCACCGAGGAGTGGCGGCGCGGCGCGCTGTTCGGGCGGACGGCCGCGGAGGCGTTCTACGTCAAGTGCGACCGGGACAACAACCCGCAGGAGTCGATCGACCAGGGCCGCGTGATCTGCGAGATCGGCGTGGCACCGGTCAAGCCGGCCGAGTTCGTGGTCTTCCGGCTGGCGCAGTACTCCGACAGCACGAGCCTCGTCGACGAGTGA
- a CDS encoding ATP-binding protein → MTRTLEPTAAAPARAPYLWTRLRVVEERVREAVAIRRALDPDPDDPYRGQFLTPEAAVRVLDEGDRPAPPALPGPDAPPPGSPLAVLADRFALAPLDLDLLLVALAPDLDTRFERLYGYLNDDLTRRRPTVGLALELCGQRGVATARFRLAPSAPLVAGGLLEVTEPERPPLSRVLTVPDRVTAHLLGDTAPDPLLTGVLGRPAGDPAVDPAELRRAAAAAGTGTGHVHLRSRGGDPEGLAVAALRAGGMPPLALDPAALARDPRGTPGIARAVAREARLLGAGVLLGPLEELPDRPEERAGVLRTLCDALRGLPFLTHGTGGWEPAWAADTPVTLTVAAPAPDRQVARWRHALASADEQHGASGEGVGEEGVGGEAGAEALARSVAAHRLDAGQLRRAAGTAVRTAELDGRPVSPDDLRTAVRAQNGAGLARLARRVEPAVSWEDLVLPAPTHRSLRELAVRARHREQVLGQWGMRPGGGRGRGVIALFAGSSGTGKTMSAEVVAADLGMDLYVVDLSTVVDKYVGETEKNLERIFTEASAVNAVLLFDEADAIFGKRSEVKDSHDRHANMESAYLLQRMESFDGIAVLTTNLRANLDEAFTRRLDVIADFPVPDADQRLALWDRCLGYRVPRGDDLDLRFCADRFDLAGGSIRACAVTAAYLAAESGGPLTMAQAVTAVAQEYRKLGRLVLEGEFGPYVDQVARA, encoded by the coding sequence GTGACCCGGACCCTGGAACCCACCGCCGCGGCGCCGGCCCGGGCCCCGTACCTGTGGACACGGCTGCGCGTCGTCGAGGAGCGGGTGCGCGAGGCCGTCGCGATCCGGCGCGCGCTCGATCCCGATCCGGACGATCCGTACCGCGGCCAGTTCCTCACCCCCGAGGCGGCCGTCCGCGTCCTGGACGAGGGGGACCGGCCCGCTCCGCCCGCGCTGCCCGGACCGGACGCGCCGCCGCCCGGCTCCCCGCTGGCCGTGCTCGCCGACCGCTTCGCCCTGGCACCGCTGGACCTGGACCTGCTGCTGGTGGCCCTGGCCCCGGACCTCGACACCCGGTTCGAGCGGCTCTACGGCTACCTGAACGACGACCTGACGCGCCGCCGGCCCACCGTCGGGCTCGCCCTCGAACTGTGCGGGCAGCGCGGGGTGGCGACGGCCCGGTTCCGGCTGGCGCCCTCCGCGCCGCTCGTCGCGGGCGGTCTGCTGGAGGTCACCGAACCCGAGCGGCCGCCCCTGTCCCGGGTGCTGACCGTCCCGGACCGGGTCACGGCGCACCTGCTGGGCGACACCGCGCCCGATCCGCTGCTGACGGGTGTGCTCGGCCGTCCGGCCGGTGATCCGGCCGTCGACCCGGCCGAGCTGCGCCGGGCCGCCGCCGCGGCCGGGACCGGCACCGGCCATGTCCACCTGCGCAGCCGGGGCGGTGATCCCGAGGGGCTCGCCGTCGCCGCGCTGCGGGCGGGCGGGATGCCGCCGCTGGCCCTGGACCCGGCGGCGCTGGCCCGGGACCCCCGGGGCACGCCGGGCATCGCCCGGGCCGTGGCACGCGAGGCCCGGCTGCTGGGCGCGGGCGTCCTGCTGGGGCCGCTGGAGGAACTGCCCGACCGGCCCGAGGAGCGGGCCGGGGTCCTGCGCACGCTGTGCGACGCCCTGCGCGGCCTCCCCTTCCTCACCCACGGGACCGGCGGCTGGGAACCCGCCTGGGCGGCCGACACCCCCGTCACCCTGACCGTGGCGGCACCCGCCCCCGACCGGCAGGTCGCGCGCTGGCGGCACGCGCTGGCGTCGGCCGACGAGCAGCACGGCGCGAGCGGCGAGGGCGTCGGCGAGGAGGGCGTCGGCGGCGAGGCCGGGGCCGAGGCGCTCGCCCGGTCCGTGGCCGCGCACCGCCTGGACGCCGGGCAGCTGCGGCGGGCCGCCGGCACCGCGGTGCGCACGGCCGAACTCGACGGCCGCCCGGTGTCCCCCGACGACCTGCGCACGGCCGTCCGGGCCCAGAACGGCGCGGGGCTCGCCCGGCTCGCCCGCCGGGTCGAACCCGCGGTGAGCTGGGAGGACCTGGTGCTCCCCGCCCCCACCCACCGCAGCCTGCGGGAACTCGCGGTGCGCGCCCGTCACCGCGAACAGGTGCTCGGGCAGTGGGGCATGCGGCCCGGCGGCGGGCGGGGGCGCGGGGTGATCGCGCTGTTCGCTGGTTCGTCCGGTACCGGCAAGACGATGTCGGCCGAGGTGGTGGCGGCGGACCTGGGCATGGACCTGTACGTGGTGGACCTCTCCACTGTGGTCGACAAGTACGTCGGTGAGACCGAGAAGAACCTGGAGCGGATCTTCACCGAGGCCTCCGCCGTCAACGCGGTGCTGCTGTTCGACGAGGCGGACGCGATCTTCGGCAAGCGTTCGGAGGTCAAGGACTCCCACGACCGGCACGCCAACATGGAGTCGGCGTACCTGCTCCAGCGGATGGAGTCCTTCGACGGCATCGCCGTCCTGACCACCAACCTGCGCGCGAACCTGGACGAGGCCTTCACCCGCCGGCTGGACGTGATCGCGGACTTCCCGGTGCCCGACGCCGACCAGCGTCTCGCCCTGTGGGACCGCTGCCTGGGCTACCGGGTGCCCCGGGGCGACGACCTCGACCTCCGCTTCTGCGCGGACCGGTTCGACCTGGCCGGAGGCTCCATCCGGGCCTGCGCCGTGACCGCCGCGTACCTCGCCGCCGAGTCGGGGGGACCGCTGACGATGGCCCAGGCGGTGACGGCGGTCGCGCAGGAGTACCGCAAGCTCGGCCGGCTGGTGCTGGAGGGCGAGTTCGGACCGTACGTGGACCAGGTCGCGCGGGCCTGA
- a CDS encoding DUF4255 domain-containing protein, whose protein sequence is MIHEVDEGLRRLLAESGLETSGVDVVFDAPTRDWAARRSAPTVCVFLYDVREDHSRRASGAGEVYDADGFLAARRAPARWFELTYLVTAWASRPQDEHRLLSQVLRCLVSTDALPARLLTGSLAELGLIVGLDGGGTGLDAPAASDVWSALGGELKPSLGLRVRAPLAGAVTATAPPVTEGLVVRAAARTAPEEPAAAPEEPGAAPQEPTAARRLRYTEVAEPGPEGFGGPRERGSAPARRRRGERQP, encoded by the coding sequence ATGATCCACGAGGTCGACGAGGGGCTGCGCCGGCTGCTCGCGGAGTCCGGCCTGGAGACGTCGGGCGTCGACGTGGTGTTCGACGCGCCGACCCGCGACTGGGCGGCCCGCCGCAGCGCCCCGACGGTGTGCGTGTTCCTGTACGACGTCCGCGAGGACCACAGCCGGCGCGCCAGCGGCGCGGGCGAGGTGTACGACGCGGACGGCTTCCTCGCCGCGCGCCGCGCCCCGGCCCGCTGGTTCGAGCTGACGTACCTCGTCACCGCGTGGGCGAGCCGGCCGCAGGACGAACACCGGCTGCTCTCCCAGGTGCTGAGGTGCCTGGTGTCCACCGACGCGCTGCCGGCGCGGCTGCTCACCGGTTCGCTCGCCGAACTCGGCCTCATCGTGGGCCTGGACGGCGGCGGTACCGGGCTCGACGCGCCCGCCGCCTCCGACGTGTGGTCGGCGCTGGGCGGCGAGCTGAAGCCCTCGCTGGGGCTGCGGGTGCGGGCACCACTGGCCGGGGCCGTCACCGCCACCGCCCCGCCGGTCACCGAGGGGCTCGTGGTCCGGGCCGCCGCCCGGACCGCACCGGAGGAGCCGGCGGCGGCACCGGAGGAACCGGGGGCCGCACCGCAGGAGCCGACGGCCGCACGGCGGCTGCGCTACACCGAGGTGGCCGAGCCCGGTCCCGAGGGCTTCGGCGGCCCCCGGGAGCGGGGGTCGGCCCCCGCCCGCCGCCGGCGCGGGGAGCGGCAGCCGTGA